Part of the Vibrio sp. SCSIO 43137 genome, GGGCCCATTACAACCGCACCAACCGAGTCACGCTCAAGGTTAAGTGCGAGTGCATAACGACCACCCGGTATTTCAATCATTTCACCTTGCATCACGTCCGCTAGGCCGTGAATGCGAATAATACCATCGCTTACCGATACGATAGTACCTTCATTACGAGCTTCACTAACAACTTCGAAAGATTCGATACGTTGTTTGATTAGATCGCTTATTTCCGTGGAATTAAGTTGCATGCTCCAATCCCCATCAAGACTGCAATGCATCGCTCAGACGGTCGATCTGACCGCGAGTTGAGTTATCGATGACTAAGTCTCCGGCTCGAATAATAACCCCACCAAGTAGGGCCTCATCTACACTGCAATTCAGGTTAACTTTACGTTCAAGACGCTTCTCAAGTTTGCTGCTGATATTGGCAAGTTGTTCTTTTGTCAGCTTAGAGGCGGAAAGAACTTCCACATCCATCACCTTCTCCAGCTCATGTTTCAGGGCCAGGAACTCTTCACAAACATCAGGAAGGGCCTTTAACCGGCCATTCTCAGCCATCACCCTTAGCAGGTTCTGGCCATGTTCATCAAACTGTTCGCCGCAAACGGCAATAAAGATTTCTGCTAGTTTGTCAGCAGAAGCAGAACCAGAAAGCAGTTCTTTAATCTCTTTATTTTTTGTCACTTCTGTAGCGAAAGTCAGCATCTGGCTCCATTGATCCAGTGCCCCTTTTTCTACAGCAAAGTCAAACGCTGCTTTAGCATAGGGGCGTGCTATTGTAGTCAATTCAGACATATGCGCCCCCTGCTTTAAAGTTTTGCAGTAATGTTGTCGAGAATATCTTTTTGCGCATCTTTATCGATAGAACGCTCAAGGATTTTCTCCGCACCAGCTAAAGCCAGAGTAGCAACTTGTTTGCGCAGTTCATCTTTCGCGCGATTACGTTCTGCTTCAATTTCTGCTTCTGCCTGAGCAAGGATTTTCTGGCGTTCTGCCTGAGCTTCCTCGCGAGCTTCATCAATAATTTGAGCTTTACGTTTGTTCGCTGCGTCAATGACCTCTGTTGCTGTGCGCTTCGCTTCTTTCAATTGGTCAGAAGCGTTGGCTTGTGCTAGATCTAAGTCTTTTGCTGCTCTTTCAGCAGCCAGCAGACCGTCAGCAATTTTCTTCTGACGCTCTTCGATAGCACCCATAATTGGCGGCCATACATATTTCATGCAGAACCACACAAATAATGTGAATGCGATAGCTTGACCTAGCAGAGTTGCGTTCATATTCACAACAGCTACCCCTCTATTAGTTCATCAAGTTCAAAGTACTAGTTTCTTTGAGCTACTTATTGTAGAGAACCAACGAATGGGTTAGCGAATGTGAATAGAAGTGCGATTACGATACCGATCATTGGGATCGCATCAAGTAGACCCGCGATGATGAACATCTTAACTTGTAGCATAGGAGCCATCTCAGGTTGACGAGCTGCACCTTCAAGGAATTTACCACCCAGAATTGCAAAACCGATCGCTGTCCCTAGAGCCGCCATACCGACAATAAGACCTACAGCGATTGCTGAAAAGCTCAGTAAAGTTTCCATTACTATCTCCAATATATAGTTGTTGGCAATTTTGCCTAAAAAAGCTTTGTTAAATTAATTAGTGATCCGGGTCTTCATGTGCCATCGACAGATATACGATAGTCAGCATCATGAACACAAACGCCTGGATACAAATAACTAGAATATGGAAAATTGCCCACGGAAGAGCACCTAACCATTGTAACCACCACGGTAGCAACGCCGCGATAAGAATGAATACAACCTCACCTGCAAACATGTTTCCGAATAGACGCATACCAAGTGAAAGAGGTTTAGCCAGTAGCGAAACCACCTCAAGAAGCAGGTTAAACGGAATCATCACAGGATGATTAAATGGGTGTAAAGCAAGTTCTTTCGCAAATCCGCCCAGACCTTTTATTTTGATGCTGTAATAGATCATCAAAGTAAACACGCCCAGAGCCATTGCCATGGTGATATTTACATCAGCAGAAGGAACCACTTTCAAATAAGGGATACCCAGCCAATGCTGTGCAGGATATGGCAAGAAATCAATTGGCACTAAGTCCATGATGTTCATTAGCAATACCCAGCAAAAGATAGTCAGTGCCAAAGGCGCTATCAATGGGTTGCGTCCATGGAAGGTTTCTTTGACGTTATCAGCGACAAATTCAACCAACATTTCTACAGCACATTGCAACTTACCCGGTACACCTACTGTTGCTTTCTTTGCTACAGAGCGAAATACCCAAAGGAATAACATCCCTGTAAACACAGAAAAAAACAGGCTATCAATATGAACGTTCCAGAAACTGGTCTCCTCCGCCACTAAACCTAACTTGTATAAAGAGAGGTTAGCGAGGTGGTGATCAATATATCCGGACGCTGTTAGCGCTTCACCTGGCGCAGCCATAACTCATCCTATTTTTTTTTGTTAATGAATAGCGCTGGCAAAAAGATGTTAATCCCTAACGCCAGCAAATAGGTTAGTTTCAGGGGAACTAAGTCCACCTGCATATACATGTAAGCGACAGAAAATAGAATGACTGTGATTGAAATTTTTAATGCTTCACCCGTATAAAACGACGCCGTGACCGCTTTCGCAGCACGAGCCCCGCTAAACATAAAGGCGAAAAACGCAAAAACTGCATTGGCGATAACAAAAATACCACCACCAACTAGCGCAGATACTCCCCAATCAACATTCACGGCAATAGCCATTCCTGCTGCTACAACTGTAACCACGCTAGATTGAATCAATAACAATCGCTTTGCAAGCTCTCGCCCTGGTCGCGCTAGCGTAGCTACCATGTATTCATACCTCGATTTTTATTCCAACTGCGCACTTTTTATATTCACTTCACTGTGCTTGGAAAAACGGCGAAAATTATACGGTCAGTCATGCTGAATGCAATAAATTTACAGCATTAATTAACGTTTTTGTTTACAAACCTACAACTTTCGCAAGAATTCTTGTAACAAATTTCTTTTTTACAGAGACAATTAATGGCTTTCCAGCAGCTTAATTAATTTCTCTAGTTTGTGAGGTTCATCAAAAGTGATGGTCATTTTTGATTTACCGTTGCTGCTACGCACCAGACTCACGTTGGAGCCTATGCTCTGGCTTAACCGCTCTGAAATAGCAACGGCTTCATTATCAACCACTTTTTCAGTTGATGCTTTTGGCTGAAGGTACTTCTTAACGTACTGTTCAGCCTGACGCACTGTCATCTGCTTATCTGAGATAATCTTAGCGACTTCTGTCTGCTCTCCGCTTTTTAGCGCCAGCAGAGTACGGGCATGGCCCATTTCCAGTCGTTTCTTCTCAACCAACTGCTTCACTTCTGTGTCCAGTTGATTCAGTCTGAGCAGGTTGGTGACGGTTGTGCGTGATTTACCAATTACGTCAGCCACTTGCTGATGAGTCAGTTCAAACTCATCCTGAAGACGCTCTAACGCCTGAGCCTCTTCAATCACATTCAGGTCTTCACGCTGAATGTTTTCAATAAGCGCCATAGCAATGGCGGCTCTGTCCTGTACGTTTTTAACAACGCACGGTACCTGTTTCAGCCCGGCTTGCCGTGCTGCGCGCCAGCGGCGTTCACCGGCAATAATTTCATAACCGCCACTCTCTAAAGGCCTGACAACAATAGGTTGAATAATGCCCTGGGACTGGATAGATGCCGACAGCTCTTCCAGAGCCTCTTCCGACATCTCTTTGCGCGGCTGATATACACCAGGCTTTAAATCAGAGACAGCAATTTCAGCCAAATCGCCTTCAACGGAAATGGACTGACTTTTTGTCGCTATCTGCTGTTTTTCTCTGGCTAGAGAGCTGGTCGCTAATAAGGCATCTAAGCCTTTTCCTAAACCACGTTTAGACATTCAGGTGTATTCCTCTGTTCCTAATTAAATCAAGCCGGGACTTCTTCACGACGAAGAATCTCTCCTGCCAGGGCTAAGTACGCTTTTGCGCCGGCGGAGTGCTTATCATAATACATAGCTGGTCTGCCATGACTAGGGGCTTCTGCTAATCGAACATTACGAGGAATCACAGTTCGGTATACTTTTCCACCAAAATGCTTCTTCAGTTGATCGGAAACTTCGTTTGAAAGTCGGTTTCTCGGATCAAACATGGTTCGTAATAAACCTTCTATTTTTAAGTTTTCATTTACAACAGCGGCAAGCTTGCTAATGGTATCCATTAGAGCTGTCAGTCCTTCCAGTGCAAAATATTCACACTGCATAGGCACAAGAACAGAATCTGCAGCTGCCATTGCGTTGATTGTAAGAAGGTTTAGTGAAGGGGGACAATCTATAAAGATGAAATCATAGTTATCGCGAATTGAAGATAGTGCATTTTTTAACCGCACTTCCCGGGCAAAAACTTCCATCAATTTGATTTCTGCCGCGGTCACATCACCGTTAGCAGCGATTAAATCGTAACCGCCGCTGGTTGTCGTGCAGACCACCTCATTGAAAGGCGTATCTTCTACCAGCAGGTCGTAAGCAGTGGCATCCACCTGATACTTATCAACCCCGCTGGCCATAGTCGCGTTGCCCTGTGGGTCAAGATCAATAACCAACACCTTACGCTTGGTTGCAGCCATGGAAGCGGCCAGGTTGATACATGTCGTCGTTTTACCGACACCGCCTTTCTGGTTGGCTATAGCAATAATTCTTCCCACAGTAACCTCTCTATTTTTCCTGATGAGCTAAGACTACAAGATGTCGTTCACCTTCCAGCTCTGGAACTTTCAAAGCTTTGATTTCGATCACACTACACCACTCTGGTAACTGAGCGATTTCTTGTTGCGGAAGCTGACCTTTAAGTGCCAAAAATTGACCTGTGTCTCTTTTTGGCAGGTGCTGACACCATTCCACCATATCCGTGATGGAGGCAAACGCGCGGCTAAGCACCACATCAAACTTCTCTTCAGGCTGAAACTCTTCAACCCGGCTCTGAACCGTAGTGACATTATCAATGCCCAGCTCATGCAGAACCTGTTTAATAAAACGGATTCGCTTACCAAGGCTGTCCAGCAGGAAAAACTGTTTATCCGGATTCATTATCGCCAACGGAATGCCCGGTAACCCCGGACCAGTACCCACATCAATCAGGCGTTCACCAAACAGGTGCGGGCTGACGACAATACTGTCCATAATATGTTTGACCAGCATTTCCATAGGATTACGTACTGAAGTCAGGTTATAGGCTTTGTTCCACTTATCCAGCAGGCGGACATAACCAACTAATTGCTCTCGCTGTTTATCATCTACCGACAAATCAGTTTGCTGAATAAGATTATCCAGCGTTTGAGATAATGCTTCCATTTACGCTTCTCCCTTCTTCAGCATGCCTTGTTTCTTCAGATGAACAAGCAGGATAGATATCGCCGCCGGAGTAATACCAGAAATACGTGAAGCTACACCGATAGATTCCGGCTTAGCCTCATTCAGCTTAACCACAACCTCGTTGGATAACCCTTTAACCTGAGCATAATCAAGATCAACAGGCAACTTAGTTGCTTCGTGACGCAGAGACTTTTCTATTTCGTCTTTCTGACGCTGGATATAACCTTCATACTTAACCTGAATCTCAACCTGTTCGGAAGCCTGTTTATCATCCAGTGCAGGCGCAAAGTCATCCAGCGAAGTAAGTTGTTGATAATTAATCTCCGGACGACGCAGTAGATCTTCGCCACTCGCTTCCCGCGACATAGGCGTTTTAAGCAAGGCGTTAAGCTGATCAATGTTCTCTGACTTAGGATTCATCCAGCTTTCACTTAATCTCTGCCTTTCACGCTCAATATTTTCAACTTTCTCGTTGAAGCGTGCCCAGCGCACATCATCGATCAATCCGAGTTCACGGCCCTGTTCAGTAAGGCGTAGATCCGCATTGTCTTCACGCAATAACAGGCGATATTCCGCACGGGAAGTAAACATGCGGTAAGGTTCTTTGGTGCCCATGGTAGAAAGATCGTCTATCAGCACGCCCATATAGGCCTGATCACGACGAGGGCTCCAGCCCTCTTTGTCCTGCGTAAACAAGCTGGCGTTCAGGCCGGCCATCAGCCCCTGAGCCGCCGCTTCTTCGTATCCTGTGGTTCCGTTGATCTGTCCGGCAAAGAACAGACCTTTAATAAACTTGCTCTCGTAGGTCTGCTTCAGATCGCGCGGATCGAAGAAATCGTATTCAATAGCGTAACCTGGTCTCATAATATGCGCGTTCTCAAAGCCTTTCATTGAACGGACAATCTCAACCTGAACATCAAACGGCAGGCTGGTAGAGATACCATTAGGGTAGAGTTCTGTTGTAGTCAGCCCTTCAGGCTCAATAAAGATCTGATGGCTGTTCTTATCAGCAAAGCGCATCACTTTGTCTTCGATTGACGGACAGTATCTCGGACCAATCCCTTCAATTACACCTGCATACATAGGGCTTCTGTCAAGGTTCGCCCGGATAACATCGTGAGTTTTCTCATTGGTATGAGTAATAAAGCATGGGATCTGACGCGGATGATCTTCCCGTTTACCTAAAAACGAGAATACCGGAGTAGGATCATCACCGTGTTGCGCTTCCAACTGAGAGAAATCAACACTGTTGGCGTCGATTCTCGGCGGCGTACCGGTTTTTAAACGATCCACCCGTAACGGTAACTCACGCAAACGCTGGGCAAGGGCGATCGACGGAGGATCGCCTGCACGGCCTCCTGACGAGTTTTCCATACCAATATGAATCTTACCCCCAAGAAAGGTCCCGACAGTTAACACAACCGCTTTGGCATGGAATTTAAGTCCCATCTGAGTAACAACACCAGTAACCTGATGGTTTTCTACAATAAGATCATCGGCCGGTTGTTGAAACAGGGTGAGGTTCTCTGTGTTCTCCAGCACTTGTCTGATGGCGGATTTATACAGTAATCGATCCGCCTGTGCTCTGGTTGCTCTTACAGCAGGTCCTTTTGAGGCATTTAGTGTTCTGAACTGAATACCCGCTTTATCGATGGCCTGAGCCATGATCCCGCCTAAGGCATCAACCTCTTTTACCAGATGACCTTTACCTATCCCACCTATCGCCGGGTTACAGGACATCTGGCCCAAGGTATCAATATTGTGGGTAAGCAACAGGGTTTTCTGACCTGTTCTTGCTGATGCAAGTGCGGCTTCCGTTCCAGCATGACCGCCACCAATTACGATGACATCAAATTTTTCGTGATAAAGC contains:
- the atpH gene encoding F0F1 ATP synthase subunit delta, with translation MSELTTIARPYAKAAFDFAVEKGALDQWSQMLTFATEVTKNKEIKELLSGSASADKLAEIFIAVCGEQFDEHGQNLLRVMAENGRLKALPDVCEEFLALKHELEKVMDVEVLSASKLTKEQLANISSKLEKRLERKVNLNCSVDEALLGGVIIRAGDLVIDNSTRGQIDRLSDALQS
- the atpF gene encoding F0F1 ATP synthase subunit B — encoded protein: MNMNATLLGQAIAFTLFVWFCMKYVWPPIMGAIEERQKKIADGLLAAERAAKDLDLAQANASDQLKEAKRTATEVIDAANKRKAQIIDEAREEAQAERQKILAQAEAEIEAERNRAKDELRKQVATLALAGAEKILERSIDKDAQKDILDNITAKL
- the atpE gene encoding F0F1 ATP synthase subunit C; its protein translation is METLLSFSAIAVGLIVGMAALGTAIGFAILGGKFLEGAARQPEMAPMLQVKMFIIAGLLDAIPMIGIVIALLFTFANPFVGSLQ
- the atpB gene encoding F0F1 ATP synthase subunit A, which produces MAAPGEALTASGYIDHHLANLSLYKLGLVAEETSFWNVHIDSLFFSVFTGMLFLWVFRSVAKKATVGVPGKLQCAVEMLVEFVADNVKETFHGRNPLIAPLALTIFCWVLLMNIMDLVPIDFLPYPAQHWLGIPYLKVVPSADVNITMAMALGVFTLMIYYSIKIKGLGGFAKELALHPFNHPVMIPFNLLLEVVSLLAKPLSLGMRLFGNMFAGEVVFILIAALLPWWLQWLGALPWAIFHILVICIQAFVFMMLTIVYLSMAHEDPDH
- a CDS encoding F0F1 ATP synthase subunit I, whose protein sequence is MVATLARPGRELAKRLLLIQSSVVTVVAAGMAIAVNVDWGVSALVGGGIFVIANAVFAFFAFMFSGARAAKAVTASFYTGEALKISITVILFSVAYMYMQVDLVPLKLTYLLALGINIFLPALFINKKK
- a CDS encoding ParB/RepB/Spo0J family partition protein, with the protein product MSKRGLGKGLDALLATSSLAREKQQIATKSQSISVEGDLAEIAVSDLKPGVYQPRKEMSEEALEELSASIQSQGIIQPIVVRPLESGGYEIIAGERRWRAARQAGLKQVPCVVKNVQDRAAIAMALIENIQREDLNVIEEAQALERLQDEFELTHQQVADVIGKSRTTVTNLLRLNQLDTEVKQLVEKKRLEMGHARTLLALKSGEQTEVAKIISDKQMTVRQAEQYVKKYLQPKASTEKVVDNEAVAISERLSQSIGSNVSLVRSSNGKSKMTITFDEPHKLEKLIKLLESH
- a CDS encoding ParA family protein, which translates into the protein MGRIIAIANQKGGVGKTTTCINLAASMAATKRKVLVIDLDPQGNATMASGVDKYQVDATAYDLLVEDTPFNEVVCTTTSGGYDLIAANGDVTAAEIKLMEVFAREVRLKNALSSIRDNYDFIFIDCPPSLNLLTINAMAAADSVLVPMQCEYFALEGLTALMDTISKLAAVVNENLKIEGLLRTMFDPRNRLSNEVSDQLKKHFGGKVYRTVIPRNVRLAEAPSHGRPAMYYDKHSAGAKAYLALAGEILRREEVPA
- the rsmG gene encoding 16S rRNA (guanine(527)-N(7))-methyltransferase RsmG: MEALSQTLDNLIQQTDLSVDDKQREQLVGYVRLLDKWNKAYNLTSVRNPMEMLVKHIMDSIVVSPHLFGERLIDVGTGPGLPGIPLAIMNPDKQFFLLDSLGKRIRFIKQVLHELGIDNVTTVQSRVEEFQPEEKFDVVLSRAFASITDMVEWCQHLPKRDTGQFLALKGQLPQQEIAQLPEWCSVIEIKALKVPELEGERHLVVLAHQEK
- the mnmG gene encoding tRNA uridine-5-carboxymethylaminomethyl(34) synthesis enzyme MnmG; this encodes MLYHEKFDVIVIGGGHAGTEAALASARTGQKTLLLTHNIDTLGQMSCNPAIGGIGKGHLVKEVDALGGIMAQAIDKAGIQFRTLNASKGPAVRATRAQADRLLYKSAIRQVLENTENLTLFQQPADDLIVENHQVTGVVTQMGLKFHAKAVVLTVGTFLGGKIHIGMENSSGGRAGDPPSIALAQRLRELPLRVDRLKTGTPPRIDANSVDFSQLEAQHGDDPTPVFSFLGKREDHPRQIPCFITHTNEKTHDVIRANLDRSPMYAGVIEGIGPRYCPSIEDKVMRFADKNSHQIFIEPEGLTTTELYPNGISTSLPFDVQVEIVRSMKGFENAHIMRPGYAIEYDFFDPRDLKQTYESKFIKGLFFAGQINGTTGYEEAAAQGLMAGLNASLFTQDKEGWSPRRDQAYMGVLIDDLSTMGTKEPYRMFTSRAEYRLLLREDNADLRLTEQGRELGLIDDVRWARFNEKVENIERERQRLSESWMNPKSENIDQLNALLKTPMSREASGEDLLRRPEINYQQLTSLDDFAPALDDKQASEQVEIQVKYEGYIQRQKDEIEKSLRHEATKLPVDLDYAQVKGLSNEVVVKLNEAKPESIGVASRISGITPAAISILLVHLKKQGMLKKGEA